One Paramisgurnus dabryanus chromosome 8, PD_genome_1.1, whole genome shotgun sequence DNA window includes the following coding sequences:
- the LOC135770508 gene encoding P2Y purinoceptor 14-like, which produces MESTVPSTTSLNNTINPNKINITIMCEFREVLVSNHPAFIFAYSLVFLISLVLNCITMKVYFCTKQRVQSSVTIYLKNLAAADFFLCLSLPLRIANNFNFSMTLRIIYCSFGATAFYLNMYASILFMDFIAANRYLKIVRSLETNAFQTVRTAHLISTATWFFLVTMGSIYLIPFLQISWDHYQSSEDISCQSLHSAQHSLAYKIIHCASIALFMFVLFSLVFLYCKTLQKIREAKFSTQATSNIQTFNKSKRNMLILVVIFCVCFVPYHLVRLPYVFISDCTMVQAFSILKELTVLLSVLNVCFDPLIYFIFCKTFRAQLGLGKKNELSRAVNLTP; this is translated from the exons ATGGAATCAACAGTCCCTTCAACCACTTCTCTAAACAACACCATTAATCCCAACAAGATTAACATAACTATCATGTGTGAATTTAGAGAGGTTTTGGTCTCAAACCACCCTGCTTTCATATTTGCATACTCATTGGTGTTTCTTATCAGTCTGGTGCTGAACTGCATCACAATGAAAGTTTATTTCTGCACCAAACAGCGTGTCCAGTCCAGTGTCACCATCTACCTGAAGAACCTAGCTGCGGCTGACTTCTTCCTTTGCCTTTCCTTACCTTTGCGGATCGCCAACAATTTCAACTTTTCAATGACCCTGCGGATCATATACTGCAGCTTTGGAGCAACGGCCTTCTATTTAAACATGTATGCAAGTATTCTCTTCATGGACTTTATTGCTGCAAACAG GTACCTCAAAATTGTCCGGTCTCTGGAAACAAATGCCTTTCAGACGGTTCGTACTGCCCACCTGATATCCACAGCAACATGGTTCTTCTTGGTAACCATGGGGTCCATCTACTTGATCCCATTCCTTCAGATTTCCTGGGATCACTATCAAAGCTCTGAAGATATTAGTTGTCAGTCTCTACATAGTGCTCAACATAGCTTGGCCTACAAAATCATCCATTGTGCGTCCATTGCGCTCTTCATGTTTGTGCTGTTTTCTCTGGTTTTTCTGTATTGTAAAACTTTGCAAAAGATCAGAGAAGCTAAATTCTCTACACAGGCCACATCAAACATACAAACCTTTAACAAGTCTAAGCGTAACATGCTAATTCTAGTGGTGattttctgtgtgtgttttgtgccCTATCATCTGGTGAGGCTGCCTTACGTTTTCATCAGTGACTGTACAATGGTTCAGGCATTTAGCATCCTAAAAGAGCTGACTGTTCTGCTTTCAGTGCTAAATGTCTGTTTTGATCCACTTATATACTTTATTTTCTGCAAGACCTTCAGAGCCCAGCTTGGCCTTGGAAAGAAGAACGAATTGTCAAGGGCTGTCAATTTGACACCTTAA
- the LOC135770509 gene encoding P2Y purinoceptor 14-like — MRVYFCTKQRVQSSVTIYLKNLAAADFFLCLSLPLRIANNVTFSMTLRIIYCSFGATAFYLNTYASILFMDFIAANRYLKIVRPLETNALQTVRTAHLISIATWSSLVTIGSIYLIPFLQISWDHNQSSEDISCESLHSTQHSLAYKIIHCASIALFMFVLFSLVFLYWKTLRKIRKAQFSTQATSNSQTFNKSKRNMLILVVIFCVCFVPYHLVRLPYVFISDCTMVQAFSILKELTVLLSVLNVCFDPLIYFIFCKTFRAQLGFGKKKKLLPRTVSLTP; from the exons ATGAGAGTTTATTTCTGCACCAAACAGCGTGTCCAGTCCAGTGTCACCATCTACCTGAAGAACCTAGCTGCGGCTGACTTCTTCCTTTGCCTTTCCTTACCTTTGCGGATTGCTAACAATGTGACCTTTTCAATGACACTGCGGATCATATACTGCAGCTTTGGAGCAACAGCCTTTTATTTAAACACGTATGCAAGTATTCTCTTCATGGACTTTATTGCGGCAAACAG GTACCTCAAAATTGTCCGGCCATTGGAAACAAATGCCCTTCAGACGGTTCGTACTGCCCACCTGATATCCATAGCTACATGGTCCTCCTTGGTAACCATCGGGTCCATCTACTTGATCCCATTCCTTCAGATTTCCTGGGATCACAACCAAAGCTCTGAAGATATTAGTTGTGAGTCCCTACATAGTACTCAACATAGCTTGGCCTACAAAATCATCCATTGTGCGTCCATTGCGCTCTTCATGTTTGTGCTGTTTTCTCTGGTTTTTCTGTATTGGAAAACTTTGCGAAAGATCAGAAAAGCTCAATTCTCTACACAGGCCACATCAAACAGCCAAACCTTTAACAAGTCTAAGCGTAACATGCTCATTCTAGTGGTGattttctgtgtgtgttttgtgccCTATCATCTGGTGAGGCTCCCTTACGTTTTCATCAGCGACTGTACAATGGTTCAGGCATTTAGCATCCTAAAGGAGCTGACTGTTCTGCTTTCAGTGCTAAATGTCTGTTTTGATCCACTTATATACTTTATTTTCTGCAAGACCTTCAGAGCCCAGCTTGGCTTTGGAAAGAAGAAGAAATTATTGCCAAGGACTGTCAGTTTGACACCTTAA